The sequence below is a genomic window from Anaerocolumna chitinilytica.
ATACTATTAGAACATAAAAGCCAGATTAAGAATTATTATAATTATTTTTAACAATATGAAATATCTAAAATCGCTAACTCCTATTTTAAGGAATCAGCGATTTTTAGATTAATTAAACATACTGTTTATAATTTCTTTTTTCTTTTGTTCGTACTCTTCTTGTGTTAATAAATCCTTTTGATACATGTTTTTCAAACGCTCAAGTTTATTTTCAACTGAATCATCAGACTTTGATTTACTCGCACTTTGTCCTGCTTTTTCATAATTTTTGATTTCATTTGCAAACGCCGCAGCGATAGCTTCAGCATTTTTAATACAATTTTTTTTAGCAAGCAGATATGGTACTTTTACCCCACCTCTTATTAAAACCTTTGTAATATCAGAGGTTTCATGTGAAATAGTGACAGTCACATAATCACCCGGAGAAGCTGTTAACCCCTTTACCTTAATTTGTACTGTACCGATAATTTCATTTTCATCAGTAATTTCATAATTTTTGAGGGTTGATACCGCTTCTAATATAGCATCATAACAGTCTTCAACAGTAAAATTTACTTTTACTTCAATTTCATGTTCCATCATCATAAGTGTAACCTCTCCTTTTCATTTATCTGCATATTATACTATTTTATGGTAAAGTTACAACAAAATCAATCCATACCTATGTATTATTTTGTCAAGATTTCCGAATAAATTGTTCAAGTGTATGAAGTGTTTTGAATTAATCAAATTTACTCTTTATAATCAATAATTAATAATATTTTCCTTGACCTCGAGTTAGCTTTATTATGTATAATGTATCTTGTCAATACAACAACCGGATATTCCTTCTAGGAATGTCCAAACTAATAACTGCCGTTCAATAATAAAAGGAGGGTTACACATGATTTTACAGGAAACGTATACGTTGAAGAATGGAGTCAAAGTACCAAAAATTGGTTTAGGAACCTGGCAGATACCGGATGGAGAACAGACCTATCAGGCAGTCCTGTGGGCATTACAGAATGGATACAGACATATAGATACAGCGATGGCTTACGGAAATGAAGCAAGTGTTGGAAGAGCTATTAAAGATTCCGGGATAGCCAGAGAAGAGATTTTTGTTACTACAAAGCTCCCTGCAGAACATAAGGGGCATAAAATTGCCCATGAATGCTTTCAGAAATCTATAAATTTATTGGGACTGGATTATATTGACCTTTATTTAATCCATGCCCCCTGGCCTTGGCACAGCATTGGTCAGGATTGTACACAAGGAAATATCGACAGCTGGCAGGCTTTAGAAGAAATCTATGATAGTGGCGCAGTGAAGGCAATTGGTATCTCAAACTTTGAACCCAAACATATACAACCAATATTATCAATGTGCAAATATGTACCAATGATGAATCAGATTTCCTTTCATATTGGTCATAGACAGGAAGAGATCGTTAATTTTTGCGCACCCCTTGATATTAAAATTACCGCTTACTCTCCATTGGCAACCGGAAGAATAATTGGAAATAAAACGATTGTAGCAATGGCCGAGAAATATCAGGTAACTCCCGCACAGCTTTGTATCCGTTATTGCTTGCAGAAAGATACTGTTGTTATCCCCAAATCAACAAAGGAAGAACGAATTATTTCGAATGCAAAAGTAGATTTTGTTATCCTTGATGAAGATATGAAAACTCTGGATCAAGTTAACAATTAACCCTAGGTTCTACACATACCTCATCCTATAGTTTTAATAAAAAAGGGGCTGTTGCAAAATAGCCATAATGAACTCTAAAACAGGACTGGATGTATTATTATACACCCAATCCTTTCAAAAGAGTAAATTAGCTATTTTGCAACAGCACCTTTTTTGATTATGATAATCCATCCTTAAGACCTTCAAAGTCAAGATAATCTTCTATGAATTGCTTTCGAAGCAGTTCAAGGGGAATGAACTCGTTGTACTTTCCATCAATCTGGACCTTGTCAGGTAATGGTAAGTCATATAGATTAAGATCACTATGAACAATATCATAGATGATGCTCTCCAGCTCCTCCTTCGATCCTTCAAAAAGCACTTCTAGATAAACACAAGTAATCCAAGGAAGCTTACTCTTAATTTTTCGATACCGTAAAGCATAATTCAAGGTCATTAATTGTCTTGTTCCCACCCAGGGAAAGATAGCATATTTTCTATCTGACAGTGGGGTCACGAGATTATCCAGTATTCCGCTGTTGCGGGCAATATATTGAATTTCAGCTAATCTGTCTCTGCAGCGGTCGCTTAAATATGGATAGGGTTCGTTCTCTTTTAAAACACTGCGCACCTT
It includes:
- a CDS encoding aldo/keto reductase, yielding MILQETYTLKNGVKVPKIGLGTWQIPDGEQTYQAVLWALQNGYRHIDTAMAYGNEASVGRAIKDSGIAREEIFVTTKLPAEHKGHKIAHECFQKSINLLGLDYIDLYLIHAPWPWHSIGQDCTQGNIDSWQALEEIYDSGAVKAIGISNFEPKHIQPILSMCKYVPMMNQISFHIGHRQEEIVNFCAPLDIKITAYSPLATGRIIGNKTIVAMAEKYQVTPAQLCIRYCLQKDTVVIPKSTKEERIISNAKVDFVILDEDMKTLDQVNN
- a CDS encoding SHOCT domain-containing protein encodes the protein MMMEHEIEVKVNFTVEDCYDAILEAVSTLKNYEITDENEIIGTVQIKVKGLTASPGDYVTVTISHETSDITKVLIRGGVKVPYLLAKKNCIKNAEAIAAAFANEIKNYEKAGQSASKSKSDDSVENKLERLKNMYQKDLLTQEEYEQKKKEIINSMFN